One part of the Dyadobacter sp. 676 genome encodes these proteins:
- the mfd gene encoding transcription-repair coupling factor, whose amino-acid sequence MEVKDLLTLYGGDSYLDVLSTQVASKDAEAAHVQIKGLVGSLDAVIAAAMQHRKKTAALYILSDREEAAYFQNDLQNLLGPTEVLFYPTSYKRPYHYEEVDNANVLMRGEILNKLSAGRSAPVQIVTYPEALFEKVINKRSLRANTFSVKVGEKLDPAFLTEFLNSYGFEITDFVFEAGQFSVRGGILDVFSFANEHPFRIELFGDEVESIRSFDPDTQLSIESVKQINIVPDIQQKLSHETRDSFLSFFGDDTTIWFKDAELTLEVIEKCFERAEKALEEVTGGGVQVVSNPQELFETRRGFLNQVKKFKTVEFGKKFYFKTETKLPYSSKPQPSFNKDFKRLLDDLSENQNKGYINIIVAEQPKQLDRLERIFEDLDPFVKFRPMNISLREGFVDDNLKVACYTDHQIFARFHKYRLKEKFSKSKAMTLKELKSLQVGDFVTHVDYGIGRFAGMERKDVNGKEQEAVRLIYRDNDLLYVSVHNLHKIAKYTGKEGTPPAMSKLGSGEWEAKKSKVKKQLKDIAHELIALYAKRRQAPGFPFSKDNYLQVELESSFLYEDTPDQATATANVKEDMEKAHPMDRLVCGDVGFGKTEIAIRAAFKAVCDSKQVAVLVPTTILAMQHYKTFSERLADFPARVGYINRFKSAKEIKETLKQTEEGKIDILIGTHRILNKDVKFKDLGLLIVDEEQKFGVKAKDRLKEMRVNVDVLTLTATPIPRTLHFSLMGARDLSVIATPPPNRQPVTTEVHTFSEEFIRDAISFEVQRGGQVFFVHNRVNDIESIANIILRLVPDVRIGVAHGQMDGDKLEKVMMNFIEGEYDILVSTNIIESGIDIANANTIIINSAHMFGLSDLHQMRGRVGRSNRKAFCYLLTPSASTLASDSRKRLQTLEEFSDLGDGFKVAMRDLDIRGAGNLLGAEQSGFVNDLGYELYHKMLDEAVQELKSNEFKDLFEGVISLPKNLVPDTQIETDFATLIPDDYVKNISERLSLYTRLDNIATEEELGKFEQEVLDRFGPIPHEVQDLLKTVRLRWEAEALQFEKLTLKSNTMKGYFVTSQNDEFFQSAKFGQVIDYIKKHPRQISLKDQKGKLILICEDVKSIDQARQILMEMTR is encoded by the coding sequence TTGGAAGTTAAAGACTTATTGACACTATACGGAGGCGACAGTTACCTGGATGTGCTGAGCACGCAAGTCGCTTCGAAGGATGCTGAGGCAGCACATGTGCAGATCAAGGGATTGGTGGGAAGCCTCGACGCGGTTATCGCGGCCGCAATGCAGCACCGGAAAAAAACAGCGGCATTATATATTTTGAGCGACCGTGAGGAGGCCGCTTATTTTCAGAATGATTTGCAGAACCTGCTGGGGCCGACGGAAGTGCTTTTTTACCCGACTTCCTACAAGAGGCCTTACCATTATGAAGAGGTAGACAACGCCAACGTGCTCATGCGCGGCGAGATTTTGAACAAACTGAGCGCAGGCCGCAGCGCACCTGTCCAGATTGTGACCTATCCCGAGGCATTGTTTGAAAAGGTAATCAACAAGCGCTCGCTACGGGCGAATACTTTTTCCGTAAAGGTCGGCGAAAAACTCGATCCCGCGTTTCTGACGGAGTTTTTGAATAGTTATGGCTTCGAAATCACCGATTTTGTATTCGAGGCCGGGCAATTCTCGGTTCGCGGGGGGATCCTCGACGTGTTTTCATTTGCGAACGAACACCCGTTCCGGATCGAGCTTTTCGGGGATGAGGTGGAGAGCATCCGTTCTTTTGACCCCGACACGCAGCTTTCGATCGAGAGCGTGAAGCAAATCAACATCGTTCCCGACATCCAGCAAAAGCTCTCGCATGAAACGCGCGATTCGTTTTTGAGCTTCTTCGGCGACGATACCACCATTTGGTTCAAGGACGCGGAGCTGACGTTGGAAGTCATCGAAAAATGTTTTGAAAGAGCTGAAAAAGCGCTCGAAGAAGTTACCGGCGGAGGCGTACAGGTTGTTTCGAACCCCCAGGAGCTTTTTGAAACGCGTCGAGGGTTTTTGAACCAGGTCAAGAAATTCAAAACTGTCGAGTTCGGCAAGAAATTCTATTTCAAAACGGAAACAAAGCTGCCTTATTCGTCGAAGCCGCAGCCTTCATTTAACAAGGATTTTAAAAGGCTTTTGGACGATTTGTCCGAAAACCAGAACAAAGGTTACATCAATATCATCGTCGCCGAGCAGCCCAAGCAGCTCGACAGGCTGGAAAGAATATTCGAGGACCTCGATCCATTCGTTAAGTTCCGGCCAATGAACATTTCGTTACGCGAAGGCTTTGTGGACGACAATCTGAAAGTGGCGTGTTACACCGATCACCAGATTTTCGCGCGTTTTCATAAATACCGTCTGAAAGAAAAATTCAGCAAATCGAAGGCTATGACCTTGAAAGAGCTGAAATCCTTGCAGGTAGGTGACTTTGTAACGCATGTCGATTACGGGATCGGACGCTTTGCGGGCATGGAGCGTAAGGACGTGAACGGCAAGGAGCAGGAGGCGGTGCGGCTGATTTACCGGGACAACGACTTACTGTACGTAAGTGTGCACAACTTGCACAAAATCGCCAAATATACCGGCAAGGAAGGCACGCCGCCCGCTATGAGCAAGTTGGGTTCGGGTGAATGGGAGGCTAAAAAGTCGAAAGTTAAAAAACAGCTGAAAGACATTGCGCACGAGCTGATCGCATTGTATGCCAAACGCCGCCAGGCCCCCGGTTTCCCGTTCTCGAAGGACAATTACCTGCAAGTGGAGCTCGAATCTTCCTTTTTGTATGAAGACACGCCAGACCAGGCAACGGCTACCGCCAATGTGAAAGAAGACATGGAAAAGGCCCACCCGATGGACCGGCTGGTTTGTGGTGATGTGGGATTCGGCAAAACCGAAATAGCGATCCGCGCCGCGTTCAAGGCGGTTTGTGACAGTAAGCAGGTGGCAGTGCTCGTTCCTACGACCATTCTCGCGATGCAGCATTACAAGACATTCAGCGAACGTCTGGCCGATTTCCCGGCGCGGGTCGGGTACATCAACCGCTTCAAATCGGCTAAGGAGATCAAGGAAACATTGAAGCAAACCGAAGAGGGAAAAATCGATATTCTGATCGGGACGCACCGGATTTTGAATAAGGATGTCAAATTCAAGGATCTGGGCCTCCTGATCGTCGATGAAGAGCAGAAGTTCGGTGTAAAAGCGAAAGACCGCCTGAAAGAAATGCGTGTTAACGTGGATGTGCTCACACTTACCGCGACGCCTATTCCAAGGACGTTGCATTTCTCCCTCATGGGCGCGCGGGACCTTTCGGTAATCGCCACGCCGCCGCCAAACCGCCAGCCGGTTACAACCGAAGTGCATACATTCAGCGAGGAATTCATTCGCGATGCCATCAGTTTTGAAGTGCAGCGTGGCGGGCAGGTGTTCTTCGTGCATAACCGCGTAAATGACATCGAATCCATTGCGAATATTATCCTGCGCCTCGTTCCGGATGTTCGTATTGGGGTAGCGCATGGACAAATGGATGGTGATAAGCTGGAAAAAGTGATGATGAACTTCATCGAAGGCGAATACGATATTCTTGTTTCCACAAACATTATCGAATCCGGCATCGATATTGCCAATGCGAATACCATCATCATCAACTCCGCGCACATGTTCGGGCTCTCGGACCTTCACCAGATGCGCGGGCGTGTGGGACGTTCCAACCGGAAGGCATTCTGTTATCTGCTGACGCCGTCGGCATCGACACTGGCCAGTGATTCACGCAAACGTTTACAGACGTTGGAAGAGTTTTCCGATCTCGGCGACGGTTTCAAGGTAGCCATGCGTGACCTCGACATTCGTGGCGCCGGTAACCTGCTAGGGGCCGAGCAAAGTGGTTTTGTGAATGATCTGGGGTATGAATTGTATCACAAAATGCTCGACGAGGCGGTCCAGGAGCTGAAAAGTAATGAGTTTAAAGACCTGTTTGAAGGCGTAATCAGCCTGCCAAAGAATCTGGTGCCCGATACACAGATCGAGACCGATTTCGCGACGCTTATACCGGACGATTATGTCAAAAATATTTCAGAACGACTGTCGTTATATACCCGCCTCGATAACATTGCGACAGAGGAGGAACTCGGTAAGTTTGAGCAGGAAGTGCTCGACCGTTTCGGCCCGATACCGCATGAGGTGCAGGACTTGCTGAAAACGGTCCGTTTGCGCTGGGAAGCAGAGGCTTTACAGTTTGAAAAACTGACTTTGAAAAGCAATACGATGAAAGGGTACTTCGTTACTTCGCAGAATGACGAATTCTTTCAGTCGGCGAAGTTTGGGCAGGTGATCGATTATATTAAAAAACACCCCAGGCAAATTTCGCTTAAAGACCAGAAGGGCAAGCTGATACTGATTTGCGAGGACGTGAAAAGCATTGATCAGGCACGCCAGATTCTAATGGAAATGACCCGGTAG
- a CDS encoding SUMF1/EgtB/PvdO family nonheme iron enzyme yields MQKMGTRSIALILIVLLAATACSKKKPTSLKPGKTSSKTGLAYNGKDGFEVKQYKALPAGPDLVYIEGGRFTMGSLEEDVMMRRDNPKRTVSIQSFYMDQTEVANVHYLEYLNAVQKDSSEEFYSKALPDTNVWYNELSFNDSYVTMYLRHPGFRLYPVVGVSWVQANDYCTWRTAAVSQANNAKGAAAAGGGKKKGFSFGKKKKAEGEAVAAADAPAPQLRIESGYVMPPYRLPTEAEFEYAAMAMIGTQYSDENQANSRIYPWDGSTMRQPRGRKQGTMLANFKRGPGDYAGIAGKSNDGAIITQEIRSYPPNDNGLYDMAGNVSEWVYDVYRPLSNSDVNDLNSFRRDGYQDEAKNYDTKNNNSMIDDRLRVYKGGSWADVAYWLSPGTRRYMDQDSATAMVGFRCAMIATGTHKE; encoded by the coding sequence ATGCAAAAGATGGGTACCCGGTCGATCGCGTTGATTCTGATTGTGTTATTAGCGGCAACTGCGTGTAGTAAAAAGAAGCCAACCAGCTTGAAACCTGGTAAAACCAGCTCGAAAACGGGTTTGGCTTATAACGGTAAAGACGGGTTCGAAGTGAAGCAATACAAAGCTTTGCCGGCCGGTCCTGACCTTGTATACATCGAAGGTGGCCGGTTTACGATGGGTTCGTTGGAAGAGGATGTCATGATGCGTCGCGATAACCCCAAAAGGACCGTCAGTATCCAGTCATTTTACATGGACCAGACGGAAGTGGCGAATGTTCACTATCTCGAATACCTGAATGCGGTTCAGAAGGACTCTTCGGAAGAGTTTTACAGCAAGGCGCTTCCTGACACAAACGTTTGGTATAACGAATTGTCTTTCAATGATTCCTACGTAACGATGTATCTGCGCCACCCGGGCTTCCGCTTATATCCGGTGGTTGGTGTATCGTGGGTGCAGGCCAATGACTATTGTACATGGCGTACTGCCGCCGTAAGCCAGGCAAACAACGCTAAGGGCGCGGCTGCCGCAGGTGGTGGTAAGAAAAAAGGATTCTCCTTCGGTAAAAAGAAAAAAGCAGAAGGCGAGGCAGTCGCTGCGGCCGATGCTCCGGCACCACAACTTCGCATCGAGAGCGGTTATGTAATGCCTCCATACCGCCTGCCGACAGAAGCCGAGTTCGAATATGCCGCTATGGCGATGATCGGGACACAGTATTCCGACGAGAACCAGGCCAATTCGAGAATTTATCCATGGGATGGTTCTACAATGCGCCAGCCACGCGGCCGTAAGCAGGGGACTATGCTGGCAAACTTTAAACGTGGTCCCGGTGACTACGCGGGTATCGCCGGTAAATCCAATGACGGTGCGATCATTACGCAGGAAATCAGGTCGTATCCGCCTAACGATAACGGACTTTACGACATGGCCGGCAACGTAAGCGAATGGGTTTACGACGTATACCGTCCGCTTTCAAACTCCGACGTAAACGACCTGAACTCTTTCCGTCGCGACGGTTATCAGGACGAAGCCAAAAACTACGATACCAAGAACAATAACTCGATGATCGACGACAGGCTGAGAGTTTACAAAGGTGGTTCATGGGCCGACGTTGCTTACTGGTTGTCGCCGGGCACACGCCGCTACATGGATCAGGACTCCGCTACTGCGATGGTTGGTTTCCGTTGCGCGATGATCGCTACCGGAACTCACAAAGAGTAA
- a CDS encoding ComF family protein, with protein MNLKQLLRDFADLLFPRCCEGCDRTLQGNEATICTLCRISLPRIGTGGLNSESLQFKFVNLPEVLSTHSFLLFTKRGKVQKLLHALKYKGNKDVGLLLGQMFGQELKASGHLPDAEVILSIPLHSAKRKQRGYNQSDLLAEGFSMATGIPWSGTALERVKYTATQTGKTKMERRENVQGVFSVKPGFAPKSVMLIDDVLTTGATLEECARTLLTTGCEEFHILTIALAQH; from the coding sequence ATGAACCTGAAACAACTTCTCCGCGATTTCGCCGACCTGCTTTTTCCCCGATGCTGCGAAGGCTGTGACCGCACGCTGCAGGGTAACGAGGCCACGATCTGCACGCTTTGCCGGATATCGTTGCCGCGCATTGGCACAGGCGGCCTTAACAGTGAATCCTTGCAGTTCAAGTTTGTCAACCTGCCGGAGGTTTTATCGACCCATTCTTTCCTGCTTTTTACAAAAAGAGGGAAGGTCCAAAAGCTGCTGCATGCTTTGAAATATAAAGGAAACAAGGATGTAGGGTTGTTGCTCGGACAAATGTTCGGGCAGGAGCTGAAAGCATCGGGGCATTTGCCGGACGCGGAGGTCATCCTGAGCATCCCGCTGCACAGCGCAAAGCGAAAACAACGCGGTTACAACCAAAGCGACCTGCTTGCGGAAGGCTTTTCGATGGCAACCGGCATTCCATGGTCGGGGACGGCCCTCGAACGTGTTAAATATACAGCCACACAAACAGGCAAAACCAAAATGGAGCGGAGGGAAAATGTGCAAGGTGTATTTTCGGTCAAGCCGGGTTTTGCCCCCAAAAGTGTAATGCTGATAGACGATGTACTCACAACAGGCGCCACGCTGGAAGAATGCGCCAGAACATTACTAACGACAGGCTGCGAGGAATTTCATATCCTGACTATCGCATTGGCACAGCATTAA